The following proteins are co-located in the Hydrogenophaga sp. RAC07 genome:
- a CDS encoding LysR substrate-binding domain-containing protein, protein MTLTELKYIVAVAREKHFGKAAEACFVSQPTLSVAIKKLEDELELKIFERNASEISVTPLGEEIVRQAQTVLEQAAAIKEIAKRGKDPLAGPLKLGVIYTIGPYLLPDLVRHVIDRTPQMPLMLQENFTVKLLEQLRLGEIDCAILAEPFPDTNLAIAALYDEPFLAAVPHTHPLAKQGHITNEELKRETMLLLGTGHCFRDHVLEVCPEFARFSNDAEGIRKSFEGSSLETIKHMVAAGMGVTLVPRLSVPSSALDGHASPGQDFGDSSYVRYLPFEGEAPTRRVVLAWRRSFTRYEAIAELRNAIYACELPGVKRLS, encoded by the coding sequence ATGACGCTGACCGAACTCAAATACATCGTGGCCGTGGCGCGGGAAAAGCACTTCGGCAAGGCGGCCGAGGCCTGCTTCGTTTCGCAGCCCACCTTGTCGGTGGCCATCAAGAAACTCGAAGACGAGCTGGAGCTCAAGATCTTCGAGCGCAACGCCAGCGAGATCAGCGTGACGCCGCTGGGCGAAGAAATCGTGCGCCAGGCGCAGACCGTGCTGGAGCAGGCCGCGGCCATCAAGGAAATCGCCAAACGCGGCAAGGACCCGCTGGCCGGCCCACTCAAGCTGGGCGTGATCTACACCATCGGCCCGTATCTGCTGCCCGACCTGGTGCGCCACGTGATCGACCGCACGCCGCAGATGCCGCTGATGCTGCAGGAGAACTTCACGGTCAAGCTGCTCGAACAACTGCGCCTGGGCGAGATCGACTGCGCCATCCTGGCCGAGCCGTTTCCCGACACCAACCTGGCGATTGCGGCGCTCTACGACGAGCCCTTTCTCGCCGCCGTGCCGCACACGCACCCGCTGGCCAAACAAGGCCACATCACGAACGAAGAGCTCAAGCGCGAGACCATGCTGCTGCTGGGCACGGGCCATTGTTTTCGCGACCACGTGCTGGAGGTCTGCCCCGAGTTCGCGCGTTTCTCCAACGACGCCGAAGGCATCCGCAAGAGCTTCGAGGGTTCGTCGCTGGAGACCATCAAACACATGGTGGCCGCCGGCATGGGCGTGACGCTGGTGCCGCGTTTGTCGGTGCCTTCGTCAGCGCTGGACGGCCACGCCTCGCCGGGGCAGGACTTTGGCGACTCGTCGTACGTGCGCTACCTGCCGTTCGAGGGCGAGGCGCCCACGCGGCGCGTCGTGCTGGCCTGGCGGCGCAGCTTCACGCGGTACGAGGCCATTGCCGAACTGCGCAACGCCATCTACGCCTGCGAACTTCCGGGCGTCAAACGCCTCTCTTGA
- a CDS encoding Dps family protein, producing MAKTASKVSAPSINIGINEKDRAAIAKGLSKLLADTYTLYLTTHNFHWNVTGPMFTSLHTLFMTQYTELWTAVDPVAERIRSLGHDAPGSYAQFSKLSSVPDAPATPPKAMEMVRILVQGHEAVARTARELFPVVDKAGDEPTADLLTQRLTVHEQTAWMLRSILED from the coding sequence ATGGCCAAAACCGCCAGCAAAGTCAGTGCGCCCAGCATCAACATCGGCATCAACGAGAAGGACCGCGCGGCGATTGCCAAAGGCCTGTCCAAGCTGCTGGCCGACACCTACACGCTGTACCTGACCACGCACAACTTCCACTGGAACGTGACCGGGCCGATGTTCACTTCGCTGCACACCCTGTTCATGACGCAGTACACCGAGCTGTGGACGGCAGTCGATCCGGTGGCCGAACGCATCCGTTCGCTGGGCCACGACGCCCCCGGCAGCTACGCCCAGTTCAGCAAGCTCAGCTCGGTGCCCGACGCACCGGCCACGCCGCCCAAGGCCATGGAGATGGTGCGCATCCTCGTGCAGGGCCACGAAGCGGTGGCGCGCACGGCGCGTGAGCTGTTTCCGGTGGTCGACAAGGCGGGCGACGAGCCCACGGCCGACCTGCTGACGCAGCGCCTCACGGTGCACGAGCAGACCGCGTGGATGCTGCGTTCGATTCTTGAGGACTGA
- the ubiA gene encoding 4-hydroxybenzoate octaprenyltransferase translates to MVAATSHAPSRLSLYLDLIRWSRPAGWLLLLWPSLAALWVAAGGFPGWHLLAVFVLGTILMRSAGCCVNDVADREFDKHVKRTAQRPVTSGKVSTREALAVGAVLALAAFGLVLTTNTLTVLMSFAALAITLAYPYAKRYVSMPQAVLGVAFSFGVPMAFAAVQSQVPPLAWVLLLGNLFWVLAYDTEYAMVDRDDDLRIGMKTSAITLGVYDVPSVTAFYLVFLAVWTAALWAVVNPWVWGAMLVVALAQVAWHFQLIKDRSRDGCFKAFRLNHWLGFTVFVGVVLGLG, encoded by the coding sequence ATGGTCGCTGCAACGTCCCACGCGCCTTCGCGCCTGTCGCTGTACCTTGACCTGATCCGCTGGAGCCGCCCAGCCGGCTGGCTGCTGCTGCTGTGGCCTTCGTTGGCGGCGCTGTGGGTGGCCGCCGGCGGTTTCCCCGGCTGGCACCTGCTGGCCGTGTTCGTGCTCGGCACCATCCTCATGCGCAGCGCCGGTTGCTGCGTGAACGACGTGGCGGACCGCGAGTTCGACAAACACGTCAAGCGCACCGCGCAGCGCCCGGTGACCTCGGGCAAGGTCTCCACGCGCGAAGCCTTGGCCGTGGGCGCGGTGCTCGCGCTGGCGGCATTCGGGCTGGTGCTCACCACCAACACGCTCACGGTGCTCATGTCGTTCGCCGCGCTGGCCATCACGCTGGCCTATCCGTACGCCAAGCGATATGTGTCCATGCCGCAGGCCGTGCTGGGCGTGGCCTTCAGCTTCGGCGTGCCCATGGCGTTTGCGGCCGTGCAGTCGCAGGTGCCGCCGCTGGCCTGGGTGCTGTTGCTGGGCAACCTCTTCTGGGTGCTGGCCTACGACACCGAGTACGCCATGGTCGACCGCGACGACGACCTGCGCATCGGCATGAAGACCTCGGCGATCACGCTGGGTGTGTACGACGTGCCTTCGGTCACCGCGTTCTATCTCGTGTTCCTTGCGGTCTGGACGGCTGCGCTTTGGGCGGTCGTGAATCCCTGGGTGTGGGGCGCGATGCTGGTGGTGGCGCTGGCCCAGGTGGCGTGGCACTTCCAGCTCATCAAGGACCGCAGCCGCGACGGCTGCTTCAAGGCGTTCCGCCTCAACCACTGGTTGGGGTTCACCGTGTTTGTGGGCGTGGTGCTTGGCCTGGGTTGA
- a CDS encoding type II toxin-antitoxin system Phd/YefM family antitoxin, with product MRVTATEAKNRFGSLCAQAKREPVFVEKAGHIDTVILSAEQYLALQASSGKSTRAARKKAFECEFGDWIEAQNARFDALGIPGEDLRPW from the coding sequence ATGCGAGTCACCGCCACCGAAGCCAAAAATCGATTTGGCAGCCTCTGCGCACAAGCCAAGCGCGAACCGGTTTTTGTTGAGAAGGCCGGCCACATCGACACCGTGATCCTCTCGGCTGAGCAGTACCTGGCCCTGCAGGCCAGCAGCGGCAAGAGCACACGCGCTGCGCGCAAAAAGGCGTTTGAATGCGAGTTCGGTGACTGGATTGAAGCCCAGAACGCCCGATTCGATGCGCTCGGCATTCCGGGTGAAGATCTCCGCCCTTGGTGA
- a CDS encoding CcdB family protein, with product MPQYDVYANPSRSAADGIPYVVVIQSDLLDALATRLTMPLAVFSSGTKVPTTLCPVIMVKGKRLHALAHYAAPLPAKELRRPVDNVAAQASALVSAMDAVLSGI from the coding sequence ATGCCGCAGTACGACGTCTACGCCAATCCCAGCCGCAGCGCAGCCGACGGCATTCCCTACGTGGTCGTGATCCAGAGTGATCTGCTCGATGCCCTGGCCACGCGGCTGACCATGCCGCTCGCCGTGTTCAGTTCAGGGACCAAGGTGCCGACCACACTGTGTCCGGTCATCATGGTCAAAGGCAAGCGCCTGCACGCGCTGGCGCACTATGCCGCTCCCCTGCCCGCCAAAGAGTTGCGCCGACCGGTTGACAACGTGGCAGCGCAGGCCAGCGCCTTGGTGTCGGCCATGGACGCGGTGCTGTCGGGCATTTGA
- the proC gene encoding pyrroline-5-carboxylate reductase, translating into MNTPTHPTITFIGGGNMASAIVGGLLRQGHPVSALQIVEPWDEQRTKLAQQFPGVSLLAAASADLNPSSLVVWAVKPQTFKDAALASQPFLANALHLSVAAGITSESMAGWLQTQRIVRAMPNTPALVGLGMTGLFARDGASAADRALVEAVVKTTGELVWVSAEQQLDAVTALSGSGPAYVFYFLEAMRDAGARMGLPPDVAYQLAVGTFIGASTLAQRSDDPPQVLRERVTSKGGTTYAALTSMESAGVKAKFEEALFAAQKRAEELGREFGK; encoded by the coding sequence ATGAACACCCCCACCCACCCCACCATCACCTTCATCGGCGGCGGCAACATGGCCAGCGCCATCGTCGGCGGCCTGCTCCGCCAGGGCCATCCCGTCAGCGCCCTGCAGATCGTCGAACCCTGGGACGAACAGCGCACCAAGCTCGCGCAGCAGTTCCCCGGCGTGTCACTTCTCGCCGCCGCCAGCGCGGATCTGAACCCCTCAAGCCTCGTGGTCTGGGCCGTGAAGCCGCAGACCTTCAAGGACGCCGCCCTCGCCAGTCAGCCCTTCCTCGCCAACGCGCTTCACCTCAGCGTGGCCGCCGGCATCACCAGCGAGAGCATGGCCGGCTGGTTGCAGACGCAGCGCATCGTGCGCGCCATGCCCAACACACCGGCGCTGGTCGGCCTGGGCATGACCGGCCTGTTCGCCCGCGACGGCGCCAGTGCTGCCGACCGCGCGCTGGTCGAAGCCGTGGTGAAGACCACCGGCGAGCTGGTGTGGGTGAGCGCCGAACAACAACTGGACGCCGTGACCGCGCTCTCAGGCTCGGGCCCGGCCTACGTGTTCTATTTCCTGGAAGCCATGCGCGACGCCGGCGCCCGCATGGGCCTGCCGCCCGACGTGGCCTACCAGCTCGCCGTGGGCACCTTCATCGGCGCGTCGACCCTGGCACAACGCTCCGACGATCCGCCGCAGGTGCTGCGCGAACGCGTGACCTCCAAGGGTGGCACGACCTACGCGGCTTTGACGTCGATGGAATCGGCGGGTGTGAAAGCCAAGTTTGAAGAGGCGCTGTTCGCTGCGCAGAAACGGGCCGAGGAGCTGGGGCGGGAGTTCGGGAAGTAA
- the glpK gene encoding glycerol kinase GlpK, which translates to MTYLLALDQGTSSSRSIVFDHAGRVVTMSQREFRQIYPQPGWVEHDPRDLWTTQLETAREALKQAGLSAGKIHAVGITNQRETTVVWNRKTGEPVYNAIVWQDRRAEATCAELRERGASDTVLQKTGLRIDAYFSGTKLKWILDNVAGARAQAERGELAFGTVDSWLIWQLTGGARHVTDVSNASRTMLFNVHTREWDDELLALLDIPKSLMPEALPSSAHFGEMKAEWLGAPLEIGGVAGDQQSALFGQACFTAGMAKNTYGTGCFMLMHTGERFQVSQNGLITTATAQPPGPQQYALEGSVFIGGAVVQWLRDGLRAIQSSSEVQSLAESVPDAGGVVLVPAFTGLGAPYWQPDTRGSITGLTRGTTIAHIARAALESIAFQSAALLDAMSRDAVAAGGVPVSELRVDGGACVNDLLMQIQADLLGIPVVRPAVIETTALGAAYLAGLHTGLYAGLDELSKQWRAERTFHPTLSRERAAEKMAQWEHAVRQTVAP; encoded by the coding sequence ATGACCTACCTGCTCGCCCTGGACCAGGGCACCTCCAGCTCCCGCAGCATCGTGTTCGACCACGCAGGCCGCGTCGTGACCATGTCGCAGCGCGAATTTCGCCAGATCTACCCGCAGCCGGGCTGGGTCGAACACGACCCGCGCGACCTCTGGACCACCCAGCTGGAGACCGCGCGCGAGGCCCTGAAACAGGCCGGCCTGAGCGCCGGGAAGATCCATGCCGTGGGCATCACCAACCAGCGCGAGACCACCGTGGTGTGGAACCGCAAAACGGGCGAGCCGGTCTACAACGCCATCGTCTGGCAGGACCGCCGGGCAGAGGCCACCTGCGCCGAGCTGCGCGAACGGGGCGCGAGCGACACCGTGCTGCAGAAGACCGGCCTGCGCATCGACGCCTACTTCTCCGGCACCAAGCTCAAGTGGATCCTGGACAACGTGGCTGGTGCACGCGCGCAGGCCGAGCGCGGTGAACTCGCCTTCGGCACGGTCGACAGCTGGCTGATCTGGCAGCTCACCGGCGGCGCGCGGCATGTGACCGACGTGAGCAACGCCTCGCGCACCATGCTGTTCAACGTGCACACCCGCGAGTGGGACGACGAGCTGCTGGCCCTGCTCGACATCCCCAAGAGCCTGATGCCCGAGGCGCTGCCGTCGAGCGCGCACTTCGGGGAAATGAAGGCCGAGTGGCTGGGCGCGCCGCTGGAAATCGGCGGCGTGGCGGGCGATCAGCAGAGCGCCCTGTTCGGCCAGGCCTGCTTCACCGCCGGCATGGCCAAGAACACCTACGGCACCGGCTGCTTCATGCTCATGCACACCGGCGAACGTTTCCAGGTCAGCCAGAACGGGCTGATCACCACCGCCACGGCGCAACCGCCGGGACCCCAGCAGTACGCACTCGAAGGCAGCGTGTTCATTGGCGGTGCGGTGGTGCAGTGGCTGCGCGATGGCCTGCGCGCCATCCAGTCCAGCAGTGAGGTCCAGTCGCTCGCCGAAAGCGTGCCCGACGCCGGCGGCGTGGTGCTGGTCCCGGCTTTCACCGGCCTGGGCGCGCCCTACTGGCAGCCCGACACGCGCGGCAGCATCACCGGCCTCACACGCGGCACCACCATCGCGCACATCGCGCGCGCCGCGCTGGAGAGCATCGCCTTCCAGAGCGCGGCCCTGCTCGACGCCATGAGCCGCGACGCGGTGGCCGCCGGCGGCGTGCCGGTGAGCGAACTGCGGGTGGACGGCGGCGCCTGCGTGAACGACCTGCTGATGCAGATCCAGGCCGACCTGCTGGGCATCCCGGTGGTGCGGCCCGCGGTCATCGAGACCACCGCGCTGGGTGCTGCCTATCTCGCCGGGCTGCACACCGGCCTCTACGCCGGGCTGGACGAACTCTCGAAACAATGGCGCGCCGAGCGCACCTTTCACCCCACGCTGTCGCGTGAACGCGCGGCTGAAAAAATGGCGCAGTGGGAACACGCGGTGCGGCAGACCGTAGCGCCCTGA
- a CDS encoding DeoR/GlpR family DNA-binding transcription regulator has translation MNLNPRHTELLDEVRAHGPQTIEALAERFGVTLQTVRRDVQRLAEAGYLSRFHGGVRLPGSTTENIAYRQRQAMQADAKTRIARAVARRVPNGCSLIMNIGTTIEAVARELQHHRGLRVITNNLHIASLMSTHPDCEVIVAGGVVRGADQGIVGEATVDFMRQFKVDIGLIGISGIEADGSLRDFDYREVKVARAIVEQSREVWLAADHSKFNRPAMVELARLDDIDVVFTDQPPPPPFGDLLIQGNVECVLADFATHHDTAIA, from the coding sequence ATGAACCTCAACCCCCGCCACACCGAACTGCTCGACGAAGTGCGCGCCCACGGCCCGCAGACCATCGAGGCGCTGGCCGAACGCTTCGGCGTCACCCTGCAAACGGTGCGCCGCGACGTGCAGCGCCTGGCCGAGGCCGGCTATCTCTCGCGCTTTCACGGCGGCGTGCGCCTGCCGGGTTCGACCACCGAGAACATCGCCTACCGCCAGCGTCAGGCCATGCAGGCGGACGCGAAGACACGCATCGCCCGCGCCGTGGCGCGGCGCGTGCCCAACGGTTGTTCGCTGATCATGAACATCGGCACCACCATCGAAGCGGTGGCGCGCGAGCTGCAGCACCACCGCGGCCTGCGCGTGATCACCAACAATCTGCACATCGCCTCGCTCATGAGCACCCACCCCGACTGCGAGGTGATCGTGGCCGGCGGCGTGGTGCGGGGCGCCGACCAGGGCATCGTGGGCGAAGCCACGGTGGACTTCATGCGCCAGTTCAAGGTCGACATCGGCCTGATCGGCATCAGCGGCATCGAAGCCGACGGCTCGCTGCGCGACTTCGACTACCGCGAGGTGAAGGTGGCGCGCGCCATCGTCGAACAATCGCGCGAGGTCTGGCTCGCGGCCGACCACAGCAAGTTCAACCGGCCTGCGATGGTTGAGCTCGCCCGGCTGGACGACATCGACGTGGTGTTCACCGACCAGCCGCCACCGCCGCCGTTTGGCGACCTCCTGATCCAGGGCAACGTGGAGTGCGTTCTCGCGGACTTCGCCACCCACCACGACACAGCCATCGCCTGA
- a CDS encoding ABC transporter ATP-binding protein yields MQLSLEQVGKTVGPAVHLYPQSLSLVSGAVTVLLGATQAGKTSLMRVMAGLDVATTGRVLVDGVDVTRMSVRQRNVAMVYQQFVNYPSMTVAQNIASPMRLRGDRDVDQKVRDIAARLHIDMFLGRLPAELSGGQQQRVALARALAKQAPLMLFDEPLVNLDYKLREELREELTQLFATGDSTVVYATTEPGEALLLGGYTAVMDAGELLQYGPTAEVFHQPQSIRVARAFSDPPMNLMAAEAVAGGVRVEGGDIWPVPLPSDAPKRLTLGLRAGGLRVTQRPGDVALPGRVELAEIAGSDTFVHVHTGVGELVAQLTGVHVCPLGEPITLYLQPDSLFVFDAGGPLVRAPARPGRAH; encoded by the coding sequence ATGCAGTTGTCTCTGGAACAGGTGGGCAAGACCGTTGGGCCTGCCGTGCACCTTTATCCCCAAAGCCTGAGCCTGGTGAGCGGTGCGGTCACCGTGCTGCTCGGCGCCACGCAAGCCGGCAAGACCAGCCTGATGCGTGTCATGGCCGGCCTGGACGTGGCCACCACCGGGCGTGTGCTGGTGGACGGCGTGGACGTGACGCGCATGTCGGTGCGCCAGCGCAACGTGGCCATGGTCTACCAGCAGTTCGTCAACTACCCCTCGATGACGGTGGCGCAGAACATCGCCTCGCCCATGCGCCTGCGCGGTGACCGCGACGTGGACCAGAAGGTGCGCGACATCGCCGCGCGGCTGCACATCGACATGTTCCTGGGCCGCCTGCCGGCGGAGCTCTCGGGCGGGCAGCAGCAGCGCGTGGCGCTGGCGCGTGCGCTGGCCAAACAGGCGCCACTGATGCTGTTCGACGAACCCCTGGTGAACCTGGACTACAAGCTGCGCGAAGAGCTGCGCGAGGAGCTCACCCAGCTCTTTGCCACGGGCGACTCCACCGTGGTCTACGCCACCACCGAGCCGGGCGAGGCGCTGCTGTTGGGCGGCTACACCGCGGTGATGGACGCGGGCGAGCTGCTGCAGTACGGCCCCACCGCCGAGGTGTTTCACCAGCCGCAAAGCATCCGCGTGGCGCGCGCCTTCAGCGACCCGCCGATGAACCTGATGGCCGCCGAGGCGGTGGCCGGTGGCGTGCGGGTGGAGGGCGGCGACATCTGGCCCGTGCCCTTGCCGTCCGACGCGCCGAAACGCCTCACGCTGGGCCTGCGCGCTGGTGGCTTGCGCGTGACGCAGCGGCCCGGTGATGTGGCCCTGCCCGGTCGCGTGGAGCTGGCCGAGATCGCCGGCTCCGACACCTTCGTGCACGTGCACACCGGCGTGGGTGAGCTGGTGGCCCAACTCACCGGGGTTCACGTGTGCCCGCTGGGCGAGCCGATCACGCTGTACCTGCAGCCCGACAGCCTGTTTGTCTTTGACGCCGGGGGCCCGCTGGTGCGGGCGCCGGCGCGGCCGGGGAGGGCGCACTGA
- a CDS encoding ABC transporter ATP-binding protein, with product MARIELDLAHAYKPNPTKDEDYALLPLKMTFEDGGAYALLGPSGCGKTTMLNIISGLLVPSQGTVQFDGRDVTRQSPQQRNIAQVFQFPVIYDTMTVAQNLAFPLKNRKVPEAEIKAQVGRIAEMLEMSHQLDMRAAGLSADQKQKISLGRGLVRSDVSAVLFDEPLTVIDPHLKWQLRRKLKQIHHELKLTLIYVTHDQVEALTFADEVVVMTRGRAVQVGAAEALFERPEHTFVGHFIGSPGMNFLPASSVRGGLVVLGQPFALTNGLTLPEGALKLGIRPEYLALGQAGEPNTLPATVTRVQDIGTYVMVTLETGEHRLKCRLAPEAAAPAAGETVHLRVLGEHTCFYQDEALIK from the coding sequence ATGGCACGCATCGAACTCGACCTGGCGCACGCCTACAAACCGAACCCGACGAAGGACGAGGACTACGCGCTGCTGCCGTTGAAGATGACCTTCGAGGACGGCGGCGCCTACGCGCTGCTCGGCCCCTCGGGCTGCGGCAAGACGACCATGCTCAACATCATCTCGGGCCTGCTGGTGCCGTCACAAGGCACGGTGCAGTTCGACGGCCGCGACGTGACGCGCCAGAGCCCGCAGCAGCGCAACATCGCGCAGGTGTTCCAGTTCCCGGTGATCTACGACACCATGACGGTCGCGCAGAACCTGGCGTTTCCGCTGAAGAACCGCAAGGTGCCGGAGGCGGAAATCAAGGCGCAAGTGGGCCGTATTGCCGAGATGCTGGAGATGAGCCACCAGCTCGACATGCGCGCGGCGGGCCTGAGCGCCGACCAGAAGCAGAAGATCTCGCTCGGCCGTGGCCTCGTGCGCTCCGACGTGTCGGCCGTGCTGTTCGACGAGCCACTGACCGTGATCGATCCGCACCTCAAATGGCAGCTGCGGCGCAAGCTCAAGCAGATCCACCACGAGCTCAAGCTCACACTGATTTACGTGACGCACGACCAGGTGGAGGCACTCACCTTTGCCGACGAGGTGGTGGTGATGACGCGTGGGCGGGCGGTGCAGGTGGGCGCGGCGGAGGCGCTGTTCGAGCGACCGGAGCACACCTTCGTGGGCCACTTCATCGGCTCGCCGGGCATGAACTTTTTGCCGGCGTCCAGCGTTCGCGGCGGCCTCGTGGTGCTGGGTCAACCCTTCGCCCTCACCAACGGCCTGACCCTGCCCGAGGGCGCGCTCAAGCTCGGCATCCGCCCCGAGTACCTGGCCCTGGGCCAGGCCGGCGAGCCCAACACCTTGCCCGCCACGGTCACACGCGTGCAGGACATCGGCACCTACGTGATGGTGACCCTTGAGACCGGCGAACACCGGCTCAAGTGCCGCCTCGCGCCCGAGGCCGCTGCCCCGGCAGCGGGCGAGACCGTGCACCTGCGGGTGCTGGGTGAGCACACCTGCTTCTACCAGGACGAGGCACTCATCAAATGA
- a CDS encoding carbohydrate ABC transporter permease produces the protein MSNTTKPVNQKAWFLVLPVIVCVAFSAILPLMTVVNYSVQDVLSPDRRVFVGTEWFAAVMRDEELHLALWRQIQFSLAVLLVEIPLGIALALSMPAQGWKSSAVLVLVALSLLIPWNVVGTIWQIFGRADIGLLGYFLQWVGMDYSYTGNSTHAWWTVLIMDVWHWTPLVALLAFAGLRSIPDAYYQAASIDGASKWAVFRYIQLPKMRGVLMIAVLLRFMDSFMIYTEPFVLTGGGPGNATTFLSQYLTTKAVGQFDLGPAAAFSLIYFLIILLFCFVLYNWMQSLGTSEKEQGHG, from the coding sequence ATGAGCAATACGACCAAACCCGTGAACCAGAAAGCCTGGTTCCTCGTGCTGCCCGTCATCGTCTGTGTGGCCTTCTCGGCCATCCTGCCGCTGATGACCGTGGTGAACTACTCGGTGCAGGACGTCTTGTCCCCCGACCGCCGCGTCTTCGTGGGCACCGAATGGTTTGCTGCCGTGATGCGCGACGAAGAACTGCACCTGGCGCTGTGGCGACAGATCCAGTTTTCGCTCGCAGTGCTGCTGGTGGAAATTCCCTTGGGCATCGCGCTGGCGCTGTCCATGCCGGCGCAGGGCTGGAAATCATCGGCGGTGCTGGTGCTGGTGGCCTTGTCGTTGCTGATCCCGTGGAACGTGGTCGGCACCATCTGGCAGATCTTCGGCCGCGCCGACATCGGGCTGCTGGGCTATTTCCTGCAGTGGGTGGGCATGGACTACAGCTACACCGGCAATTCCACACACGCCTGGTGGACGGTACTGATCATGGACGTGTGGCACTGGACGCCGCTGGTGGCGCTGCTGGCCTTCGCCGGGCTGCGCAGCATTCCCGATGCCTACTACCAGGCCGCCAGCATCGACGGCGCGAGCAAGTGGGCGGTGTTCCGCTACATCCAGCTGCCCAAGATGCGCGGCGTGCTCATGATCGCGGTGCTGCTGCGCTTCATGGACAGCTTCATGATCTACACCGAGCCCTTCGTGCTCACCGGCGGTGGCCCCGGCAACGCCACCACCTTCCTGTCGCAGTACCTCACCACCAAGGCGGTCGGCCAGTTCGACCTCGGTCCGGCAGCGGCGTTCTCCCTCATCTACTTCCTCATCATCCTGCTGTTCTGCTTCGTGCTCTACAACTGGATGCAGAGCCTGGGCACGTCGGAAAAGGAGCAGGGTCATGGATAA
- a CDS encoding carbohydrate ABC transporter permease, with protein sequence MDNRTYKKRTLFLIAYLVFALLPIYWMLNMSFKTNEEILSSFTLWPAEFTWANYKTIFTDPSWYSGYINSLIYVGINTVISLTVALPAAYAFSRYRFLGDKHVFFWLLTNRMTPPAVFLLPFFQLYTTLGLMDTHIAVAMAHLLFNVPLAVWILEGFMSGIPREIDETAYIDGYSFPRFFFTIFLPLIKAGVGVAAFFCFMFSWVELLLARTLTSVNAKPIVATMTRTVSASGMDWATLAAAGVLTIVPGAIVIWFVRHYIAKGFAMGRV encoded by the coding sequence ATGGATAACCGCACGTACAAGAAGAGGACGCTGTTCCTCATCGCCTACCTGGTCTTCGCGCTGCTGCCCATCTACTGGATGCTCAACATGAGCTTCAAGACCAACGAGGAAATCCTGTCCTCGTTCACGCTCTGGCCGGCCGAGTTCACCTGGGCCAACTACAAGACCATCTTCACCGACCCCTCGTGGTACTCGGGCTACATCAACAGCCTGATCTACGTGGGCATCAATACGGTGATCTCGCTCACCGTGGCGCTGCCGGCGGCCTATGCGTTCTCGCGTTACCGCTTCCTGGGCGACAAGCACGTGTTCTTCTGGCTGCTGACCAACCGCATGACGCCACCGGCCGTGTTCCTGCTGCCGTTCTTCCAGCTTTACACCACGCTCGGCCTGATGGACACGCACATCGCCGTGGCCATGGCGCACTTGCTGTTCAACGTGCCGCTGGCGGTGTGGATTCTCGAAGGCTTCATGAGCGGCATCCCGCGCGAGATCGACGAGACGGCCTACATCGACGGCTACAGCTTCCCGCGTTTCTTCTTCACCATCTTCCTGCCGCTCATCAAGGCCGGCGTGGGCGTGGCGGCCTTCTTCTGCTTCATGTTCAGCTGGGTCGAATTGCTGCTGGCGCGCACGCTCACCAGCGTGAACGCCAAGCCGATCGTGGCCACCATGACGCGCACCGTGAGCGCCAGCGGCATGGACTGGGCCACGCTGGCGGCGGCGGGCGTGCTCACCATCGTGCCGGGCGCCATCGTCATCTGGTTTGTGCGGCATTACATCGCCAAAGGTTTTGCGATGGGACGAGTTTGA
- a CDS encoding DUF2160 domain-containing protein yields MFQWMVWTTPVAVFFTCIALMLIGMTVWEIKSPTVERKGFLPMVTTRGDRLFIGLLGAAYINLAFIGLAGWITQWLSLEQEPSIWISFIASMAWLVLALRKG; encoded by the coding sequence ATGTTTCAGTGGATGGTCTGGACCACACCCGTGGCCGTTTTCTTCACCTGCATCGCGCTCATGCTGATCGGCATGACCGTGTGGGAGATCAAGTCGCCGACGGTCGAACGCAAGGGCTTCCTGCCCATGGTCACCACGCGCGGTGACCGGCTCTTCATCGGCCTGCTCGGCGCGGCCTACATCAACCTGGCCTTCATCGGCCTGGCGGGCTGGATCACGCAATGGCTGTCGCTGGAGCAGGAGCCCAGCATCTGGATTTCCTTCATCGCATCCATGGCCTGGCTGGTGCTGGCACTGCGCAAGGGCTGA